One genomic region from Gemmatimonadales bacterium encodes:
- a CDS encoding HTH domain-containing protein, translated as MTFSTPAPSIPGHRGLRAWILLRIKRSQPVTAKELSIEFGVSANAVRRHLKELELDGCIGYGREQRGLGAPAYVYRLTPRGESLFPNRYEDALKGLLQHIEERAGRGEINRLFVDQFRARAEALKGELADQPVEVRLQRLVRMLSEEGYMAEWNTADGTIRLAEHNCAIRAVAERYPEVCAAERRFLTEVLAAQVERRTHITEGSNACEYSITPDLRGGDGSEGVEARREQP; from the coding sequence ATGACATTCTCGACACCGGCACCGTCCATCCCCGGCCATCGCGGTCTGCGGGCGTGGATACTGCTGCGGATCAAGCGATCGCAACCGGTTACAGCGAAAGAGCTTAGCATCGAGTTCGGGGTATCGGCGAATGCCGTACGCCGGCATCTCAAGGAGTTGGAACTCGACGGGTGCATTGGCTATGGCCGTGAGCAACGCGGATTGGGCGCCCCCGCCTACGTCTATCGGCTCACGCCGCGTGGGGAGAGCCTGTTCCCCAACCGGTACGAAGATGCGCTGAAGGGACTGCTGCAGCACATCGAGGAACGGGCCGGGCGCGGGGAGATCAATCGGCTGTTCGTCGACCAGTTCCGCGCACGGGCCGAGGCGCTCAAGGGCGAGCTGGCCGACCAGCCCGTCGAGGTGCGGCTGCAGCGGCTGGTGCGGATGCTGTCGGAAGAGGGCTACATGGCGGAATGGAACACGGCGGACGGCACCATTCGCCTGGCGGAACACAACTGCGCCATTCGGGCGGTGGCCGAGCGGTATCCCGAGGTCTGCGCCGCGGAGCGGCGGTTCCTGACCGAGGTGTTGGCCGCGCAGGTCGAGCGCCGTACGCACATCACGGAGGGCTCGAATGCCTGCGAGTACTCGATCACGCCGGATCTGAGAGGCGGCGACGGGTCCGAGGGCGTCGAGGCACGACGGGAGCAGCCATGA
- a CDS encoding sugar ABC transporter ATP-binding protein, translated as MALDAVDLDVHAGRVHALVGENGAGKSTLLRIVAGAARPDAGRIALDGKPVAFAAPGDALRAGITVIYQELSLVPQLGAAANIFLGMEPARHGVLDRPAAATRAREALQALGADFDPETPAGELSVAEQQLVELARALARDAQLIALDEPTAALSHLETARLFEQIRRLCARGIAVIFVSHRLEEVRRIADEITVLRDGRRVFTGLATEVDDAGVIRYMVGRDVEYARLPSAAPAAGEPLLEVRGLGKGRSFADVGLVVRHGEIVGLAGLVGAGRTALARCIAGADPHHTGTMTLAGKSFRPASPRDAIARGVVYLPEDRKTQGLVLGMSVKENVTLATLETFSRYGVIRPPAEREAAARQTAAVELRPPDIEREAGTLSGGNQQKVVIAKWLLADADLLMFDEPTRGVDVATKAELHHLIRALADAGKAVLVISSELPEILALADRIVVMREGRVAGELAGDTATAEQVLALALPASHAA; from the coding sequence GTGGCGCTGGACGCCGTGGATCTCGATGTGCACGCCGGCCGGGTGCACGCGCTGGTCGGCGAAAACGGCGCGGGCAAGTCCACGCTGCTCCGGATCGTCGCCGGCGCGGCCCGGCCCGATGCCGGGCGCATCGCGCTGGACGGCAAGCCGGTGGCCTTTGCGGCGCCCGGCGACGCGCTCCGTGCCGGGATCACCGTGATCTACCAGGAGCTGTCGCTCGTTCCCCAGCTCGGTGCCGCGGCCAACATCTTTCTCGGTATGGAACCGGCCCGGCACGGGGTGCTGGACCGCCCCGCCGCGGCCACGCGCGCCCGCGAAGCCCTGCAGGCCCTGGGTGCCGATTTCGATCCGGAAACGCCGGCGGGCGAGTTGTCCGTGGCCGAGCAGCAACTGGTCGAGCTGGCTCGTGCGCTGGCGCGCGACGCGCAGCTGATCGCCCTGGACGAGCCAACCGCCGCGCTCTCGCACCTCGAGACCGCGCGGCTCTTCGAACAGATCCGACGCCTCTGTGCGCGCGGCATCGCCGTCATCTTCGTTTCGCACCGGCTCGAGGAAGTTCGACGCATCGCCGACGAGATCACGGTGCTGCGCGACGGCCGCCGGGTGTTCACCGGGCTCGCGACCGAGGTGGATGACGCCGGCGTGATTCGCTACATGGTGGGCCGGGACGTCGAGTACGCCCGGCTTCCTTCCGCCGCGCCCGCTGCTGGAGAGCCCCTGCTCGAAGTGCGGGGCCTGGGCAAGGGCCGCAGCTTCGCCGACGTCGGCCTGGTCGTGCGCCACGGCGAAATCGTCGGCCTGGCCGGCCTCGTCGGCGCGGGACGGACGGCCCTGGCCCGCTGCATTGCCGGCGCCGATCCGCATCACACCGGAACCATGACGCTGGCCGGGAAGTCGTTCCGGCCGGCCTCCCCCCGCGACGCCATCGCCCGCGGCGTCGTCTACCTGCCCGAAGACCGAAAGACGCAGGGACTCGTGCTCGGCATGAGTGTCAAGGAGAACGTGACCCTCGCGACGCTGGAGACGTTCTCGCGCTATGGGGTCATCCGGCCGCCGGCCGAGCGCGAGGCCGCCGCCCGGCAGACCGCCGCCGTGGAGTTGCGTCCGCCCGACATCGAGCGCGAGGCGGGAACGCTGTCGGGCGGCAACCAGCAAAAGGTCGTTATCGCCAAGTGGCTGCTGGCCGACGCCGATTTGCTGATGTTCGACGAGCCCACCCGAGGGGTGGATGTCGCGACCAAGGCCGAGCTGCACCACCTGATCCGGGCGCTCGCCGACGCCGGCAAGGCCGTGCTGGTGATTTCGTCGGAGCTGCCCGAAATCCTCGCGCTCGCCGATCGGATCGTGGTGATGCGGGAGGGCAGGGTGGCCGGCGAGCTCGCCGGCGACACCGCCACCGCGGAGCAGGTGCTGGCCCTCGCGCTGCCGGCGTCCCACGCCGCATGA
- a CDS encoding ABC transporter permease, with amino-acid sequence MPLALAALVLVAGMLIPGFMSRANLTTILLHVSINGIIALGSTFVIITAGIDLSVGSVVGLAGVLAATTLTSGEVLKLLGPAGAALAAGIVGIAAGAAVGLLNGGIVSRLGVAPFIVTLATMTAARGAARLVTGGVPVGFPDPGDPLYGGKVAALDALHVVGGGRIPVPGLPTGFPVPALVMLALVCVGAFVLVRTRFGRHVYAVGGNEEASRLSGVAVARVKLATYAISGGCAGLAAVLLVGQLRSGGPDAGMLYELNAIAAAVIGGTSLFGGIGTAWGALTGALLIGVLNNGLDLLGVQSFWQEIAKGVIILLAVLFDVWMKRADARRRARAGRN; translated from the coding sequence GTGCCGCTGGCCCTGGCGGCGCTCGTGCTCGTGGCGGGCATGCTGATACCGGGCTTCATGAGCCGCGCGAATCTCACCACCATCCTGCTGCACGTTTCGATCAACGGCATCATCGCGCTCGGCTCGACGTTCGTCATCATCACGGCCGGCATTGATCTGTCGGTCGGATCCGTCGTCGGGCTGGCCGGCGTGCTCGCCGCCACGACGCTCACGAGCGGTGAAGTCCTGAAGCTGCTCGGCCCGGCCGGAGCGGCTCTGGCCGCCGGCATCGTGGGCATCGCCGCCGGGGCCGCCGTCGGTCTGCTGAACGGCGGGATCGTCTCGCGGCTCGGCGTCGCGCCGTTCATCGTCACCCTGGCCACGATGACTGCGGCCCGCGGGGCGGCCCGCCTCGTGACCGGGGGCGTGCCGGTCGGCTTCCCCGACCCCGGAGACCCGCTGTACGGCGGCAAGGTCGCGGCCCTCGACGCCCTTCACGTCGTCGGGGGAGGACGCATCCCCGTGCCCGGGCTGCCAACCGGCTTCCCTGTTCCGGCCCTGGTCATGCTCGCCCTGGTCTGCGTGGGAGCGTTCGTGCTGGTGCGGACGAGGTTCGGTCGTCACGTCTATGCCGTCGGCGGCAACGAGGAAGCCTCGCGACTGTCCGGCGTCGCCGTCGCCAGGGTCAAGCTGGCGACCTACGCGATCTCCGGCGGCTGCGCCGGCCTGGCCGCCGTGTTGCTCGTGGGACAGCTACGCAGCGGCGGGCCGGACGCCGGCATGCTGTACGAGCTCAATGCCATCGCGGCCGCCGTGATCGGAGGAACGTCGTTGTTCGGTGGCATCGGCACCGCATGGGGGGCGCTGACCGGCGCGCTGCTCATCGGCGTCCTCAATAACGGACTCGACCTCCTCGGCGTGCAGTCGTTCTGGCAGGAGATCGCCAAGGGCGTGATCATCCTCCTGGCGGTGCTGTTCGACGTGTGGATGAAACGCGCGGACGCACGCCGACGCGCGCGTGCCGGACGGAACTAG
- a CDS encoding substrate-binding domain-containing protein → MLAGLAGLAAASAAGCAKRAAHTRPQVGVTLLTEAHVFYQDLKKGLLKAADSLGLDLHVVAGEWDLARQTAQVENFVTQKMDAIIIAPVDSRGIVSAVEEANRAGIPVFTADIASAGGHVTAHVASDNQQGGRLVGEFLAAQLKGKGDVAILDQPTLVSVIDRVKGFRDAISRYPGLHIVAAPAVERGLRDVAKNKMDNLLQSHPALVGVFGSNDDCALGALASVRAAGRSNIVIVGFDAIPEARAAISEGSPLKADAIQYPEVIGRRTMETVYRALHGESVPPLVAVPVGIVDRDSLARQATSPRGAAAH, encoded by the coding sequence TTGCTCGCCGGCCTGGCGGGGCTGGCAGCCGCTTCCGCCGCCGGCTGCGCGAAGAGGGCGGCACACACCCGGCCGCAGGTCGGCGTCACGCTCCTCACCGAGGCCCACGTCTTCTACCAGGATCTGAAGAAGGGGCTGCTCAAGGCCGCGGACAGCCTGGGCCTCGATCTCCACGTCGTCGCCGGTGAATGGGACCTGGCCCGGCAGACGGCCCAGGTGGAGAACTTCGTCACCCAGAAGATGGATGCCATCATCATCGCGCCCGTGGATTCGCGCGGCATCGTCTCCGCCGTAGAGGAGGCGAACCGCGCCGGGATCCCGGTGTTCACCGCCGACATCGCTTCGGCGGGCGGGCACGTCACCGCGCACGTCGCATCGGACAACCAGCAGGGTGGACGACTGGTAGGCGAGTTCCTCGCGGCGCAGCTCAAGGGCAAGGGCGACGTAGCCATCCTCGACCAGCCGACGCTGGTCAGCGTGATCGACCGCGTGAAGGGATTCCGGGACGCGATCAGCCGCTATCCGGGCCTCCACATCGTCGCCGCGCCCGCCGTGGAGCGCGGTCTGCGGGACGTCGCCAAGAACAAGATGGACAACCTGCTGCAGTCGCACCCCGCCCTGGTCGGAGTATTCGGCAGCAACGACGACTGCGCCCTGGGCGCCCTGGCGTCGGTGCGGGCGGCCGGTCGAAGCAACATTGTGATCGTGGGCTTCGATGCGATTCCGGAGGCGCGGGCCGCGATCAGCGAAGGGTCTCCGCTCAAAGCCGATGCGATCCAGTACCCCGAAGTCATCGGCCGAAGGACGATGGAGACCGTCTATCGCGCCTTGCACGGCGAGTCCGTGCCGCCGCTGGTCGCCGTCCCGGTCGGGATCGTGGATCGCGACTCCCTCGCACGTCAGGCCACGTCCCCGAGAGGCGCCGCGGCCCACTAG
- a CDS encoding glycoside hydrolase family 38 C-terminal domain-containing protein, with translation MPRRLTQAVVAGLAGLLVSATLRAQDLPIRRWLVRGPIKVTAGPLHDELGGEAAVLPDSGDSVAGGAFVPVDADSLGGIDLNRVLTGPTDESAAYAHAYVLSPNDRTVLLVMDSDDDLVAWLNGQRVWAHVIARGMTTGGDTVAVRLAAGWNSLLLKAVNRSGGFGVLGRLARAPGEPGLDGIRWQMRRPSEVRAHNYPASVVTASSLRSTEPPLWTRDRLEVPATFAVTVWGRDSLPGAVTRVTQDSSSWAAESLTVLPPGTPRTLHLRTRFDDLRSAALGASPLAVSVTSAGVMRRAALPVDPDWLLRVWGGRLATGTWVTDSSAAGRHAQVRLVVPRALADRAVDLLVAEFGPRARYLVNGSAGAWRDGALQLCAPCRAGDTIAVAIQLEPGRPWWTFPDAQVRDIGYAEFADGYGYAQQLTGKAPAIAPPDAREWLTAIEHGDGSAYASLVQRYGAAYAPLAAQIRQDTLHLVGNSHIDAAWLWPWSETSTDVIPNTWRTSLKLAAMFPGYVFAGSAAAYYDAMDRLYPTLADSLRAAVSAGQWAIVGGWWVEPDQNIPSGESLARQGLYGQRYFQRRYGHRARVGWTPDSFGYPWTLPQIYRQAGLDYFVTQKIRWNDSTQLPYDAFWWEGRDGTRLFTYNPFGYDHDLAPGQLIKDRLDDVRRNAGIHQQIVLYGVGDHGGGPTIEMLERAERLRRVPTFPVMRYDDPDHALAAVRGSQPDSTFPVWRDELYLEKHRGTYTTQARQKWSARHSETLLRTTEALAAVDTAAYPRAALEGVWRRVLFNEFHDILPGSGIHQIYLDANAQYDSAWAALDSLSGRAFADLRSRMDTRGAPRGMVPVVAFNALTWPRTAPVRVALDGGDTVTLLARDVPALGARVYFLRPHSGTIESRLPAPTVGPTWLENAYLRVELDTATGAVTRVLDKRHHREALAPGGRANVFQVFGDVPREWDAWDIGYTGEQWEVATTGDIERHAGPDHARISFTRRWGASTFHQTLVLGRETPYLDVVNDVEWHETHKLLKVAFALGTSPDSATYEIPYGTIGRSCRPRTQAERAKYEVSGQRWADLSDSSYGVSILNDSKYGWDCHGNVLRLSLLRSPLWPDSLADRGHHHFRFAIFPHAGDWRTARTERLAAEYNTPVLAERDAPHAGPLGRSMTFAAVDAADVELTWVKRAEDTDALVLRLVEWSGRPAVATVTLRPVVRSAHRSNFLEDPGDPLPVTAHTVRVALRPFEIATVVVETMQ, from the coding sequence ATGCCGCGACGACTGACGCAGGCGGTAGTGGCGGGGTTGGCCGGGTTGCTCGTGAGCGCCACGCTGCGCGCCCAGGATCTTCCAATCCGGCGCTGGCTGGTCCGCGGCCCCATCAAGGTGACGGCCGGCCCCTTGCACGACGAGTTGGGCGGCGAAGCCGCCGTGCTCCCCGACTCCGGCGACAGCGTTGCCGGCGGTGCCTTCGTGCCGGTGGATGCGGATTCCCTGGGCGGCATAGATCTCAATCGCGTGCTCACCGGGCCGACCGACGAGTCCGCCGCGTACGCTCACGCTTACGTCCTGTCCCCCAACGACCGCACTGTCCTGCTCGTCATGGACAGCGACGACGACCTGGTCGCGTGGCTCAACGGCCAGCGCGTGTGGGCACATGTCATCGCACGCGGCATGACGACCGGGGGCGACACGGTGGCCGTCCGCCTGGCCGCCGGCTGGAACAGCCTGCTGCTCAAGGCCGTGAACCGCAGCGGTGGGTTCGGCGTGCTCGGGCGGCTGGCGCGTGCGCCGGGAGAGCCGGGCCTCGACGGCATCCGCTGGCAGATGCGCCGTCCCTCGGAGGTTCGCGCGCACAACTACCCGGCGTCGGTCGTGACCGCTTCCTCGCTCCGATCGACCGAACCGCCGCTGTGGACCCGCGACCGCCTGGAGGTGCCCGCCACGTTCGCGGTCACCGTGTGGGGGCGGGACAGTCTGCCTGGCGCCGTGACGCGAGTGACGCAGGACTCCTCGAGCTGGGCCGCAGAATCGCTGACGGTGCTCCCGCCCGGCACACCTCGAACCCTGCACCTCCGGACCCGCTTCGACGACCTGCGGAGTGCGGCCCTGGGGGCCTCCCCGCTCGCCGTGAGCGTGACGTCGGCCGGCGTAATGCGACGGGCGGCGCTGCCGGTAGACCCCGACTGGCTGCTCAGGGTCTGGGGCGGACGCCTCGCGACCGGGACCTGGGTGACGGATTCCTCCGCCGCGGGCAGGCACGCGCAGGTACGGTTGGTGGTGCCCCGGGCGCTCGCTGATCGCGCCGTGGATCTGCTGGTGGCCGAGTTCGGTCCGCGCGCCCGCTACCTGGTCAACGGCTCCGCCGGCGCGTGGCGCGACGGTGCGCTCCAACTGTGCGCGCCGTGCCGCGCAGGAGACACCATCGCCGTTGCGATTCAACTCGAGCCCGGCCGGCCCTGGTGGACCTTCCCCGACGCGCAGGTGCGCGACATCGGGTACGCGGAGTTCGCAGACGGCTACGGCTACGCGCAGCAGTTGACCGGGAAGGCTCCCGCCATCGCGCCTCCGGACGCCCGCGAATGGCTGACGGCGATCGAGCACGGCGATGGCAGTGCGTACGCGAGCCTGGTGCAACGCTACGGCGCCGCGTACGCGCCGCTCGCCGCGCAGATCCGCCAAGACACGCTGCACCTCGTGGGCAACTCCCACATTGATGCGGCGTGGCTCTGGCCGTGGAGCGAGACCTCCACGGACGTCATTCCCAACACGTGGCGCACGTCGCTCAAGCTCGCGGCGATGTTCCCCGGCTACGTCTTCGCCGGGAGTGCGGCGGCGTACTACGACGCGATGGACCGTCTGTATCCCACGCTCGCTGATTCCCTGCGCGCCGCGGTGAGTGCGGGCCAGTGGGCCATCGTCGGCGGATGGTGGGTGGAGCCGGATCAGAACATCCCGTCCGGGGAGTCGCTCGCACGCCAGGGACTCTACGGGCAGCGCTATTTCCAGCGCCGCTATGGCCACCGCGCCCGGGTCGGCTGGACGCCGGATTCCTTCGGGTATCCCTGGACGCTGCCGCAGATCTACCGGCAGGCGGGACTCGACTACTTCGTCACCCAGAAGATCCGCTGGAACGACTCGACCCAGTTGCCGTACGACGCGTTCTGGTGGGAAGGTCGCGACGGCACGCGCCTGTTCACCTACAATCCGTTCGGATACGACCACGATCTCGCGCCGGGGCAGCTGATCAAGGATCGGCTCGACGACGTGCGCCGCAACGCGGGCATCCATCAGCAGATCGTGCTGTACGGCGTGGGCGATCACGGCGGCGGACCGACGATCGAGATGCTGGAGCGCGCCGAGCGGCTGCGCCGGGTGCCGACGTTCCCGGTCATGCGTTACGACGACCCCGACCACGCGCTGGCGGCGGTTCGCGGCTCACAGCCCGACTCGACGTTCCCCGTGTGGCGGGACGAGCTGTATCTCGAGAAGCACCGGGGTACCTATACCACCCAGGCGCGCCAGAAGTGGTCGGCCCGTCACAGCGAGACCCTGCTCCGGACGACCGAGGCGCTGGCGGCGGTCGACACCGCCGCGTACCCGCGGGCGGCGCTGGAGGGCGTCTGGCGCCGGGTGCTGTTCAACGAATTTCACGACATCCTGCCGGGCTCCGGCATCCACCAGATTTACCTGGACGCGAACGCGCAGTACGACAGCGCGTGGGCCGCGCTCGACTCCCTGAGCGGCCGGGCCTTCGCGGACCTGCGCTCGCGGATGGACACGCGCGGCGCGCCGCGCGGCATGGTCCCCGTCGTCGCCTTCAACGCCCTGACCTGGCCGCGCACGGCGCCCGTGCGCGTGGCCCTGGACGGCGGCGACACCGTCACCCTCCTCGCCCGCGACGTACCCGCCCTGGGAGCCCGCGTCTATTTCCTGCGACCGCACTCCGGCACGATCGAGAGCCGCCTTCCGGCCCCCACCGTGGGCCCCACGTGGCTCGAGAACGCCTACCTCCGGGTCGAGTTGGATACCGCGACGGGCGCTGTCACGCGCGTCCTAGACAAGCGCCATCACCGCGAGGCGCTCGCTCCGGGTGGCCGCGCCAATGTCTTCCAGGTCTTCGGCGACGTGCCTCGCGAATGGGACGCATGGGACATCGGCTACACCGGCGAGCAGTGGGAGGTTGCCACCACGGGCGACATCGAGCGCCATGCCGGCCCGGATCACGCGCGCATCAGCTTCACGCGGCGCTGGGGCGCCTCGACCTTCCACCAGACGCTCGTCCTCGGCCGGGAAACGCCGTACCTCGACGTAGTGAACGACGTGGAGTGGCACGAGACGCACAAGTTGCTCAAGGTCGCCTTCGCACTGGGGACGAGTCCCGACTCGGCCACGTACGAGATCCCCTACGGCACCATCGGTCGCTCCTGCCGGCCGCGGACCCAGGCGGAGCGGGCCAAGTACGAGGTGTCGGGCCAGCGCTGGGCCGACTTGTCGGACTCGAGCTACGGCGTCAGCATCCTCAACGACTCCAAGTACGGATGGGACTGTCACGGCAACGTGCTGAGGCTGTCGCTGCTGCGCTCGCCGCTCTGGCCCGACTCGCTGGCCGACCGCGGACACCACCACTTCCGGTTCGCGATCTTCCCGCACGCCGGCGACTGGCGGACCGCCCGCACCGAGCGGCTCGCGGCGGAGTACAACACGCCAGTGCTGGCCGAGCGCGACGCGCCCCATGCGGGCCCGCTGGGGCGCAGCATGACGTTCGCCGCGGTGGATGCCGCCGATGTGGAGTTGACCTGGGTCAAGCGCGCTGAAGACACCGACGCGCTGGTCTTGCGCCTGGTCGAATGGTCGGGCCGGCCGGCGGTCGCGACCGTGACGCTCCGCCCGGTCGTCCGTTCCGCGCACCGGTCCAACTTCCTCGAAGATCCCGGGGACCCGCTCCCCGTGACCGCGCACACCGTGCGCGTGGCGCTGCGGCCGTTCGAGATCGCCACCGTCGTCGTGGAGACCATGCAATGA
- the thiC gene encoding phosphomethylpyrimidine synthase ThiC, protein MSACVTQMFHARRGETTDAMRRVAEREGLDPETIRSEVARGRLIIPANVHHLAGRLDPMGIGTVAGVKINANIGNSAVTSDVDGELEKLHFAVHFGADTVMDLSTGGGIDEIREAIIAASPVPIGTVPIYQVIQQVDDVADITPQMLLDNIEHQARQGVDYVTVHCGILREHLGLALGRVTGIVSRGGSLLAAWMMQRREQNPLYTHFAELLEIARAHDVSLSLGDGLRPGSLADASDRAQFAELEVLGQLTSRAWERDVQVMIEGPGHIPMQQIEMNVRKEQEICHEAPFYTLGPLVTDIAPGYDHITSAIGAAMIGWFGASMLCYVTPKEHLGLPNADDVREGVIAYKIAAHAADIARGRKGSRDRDDALSRARFAFDWNEQFRLSLDPDRARAYHDETLPAEYFKSAEFCSMCGPKFCSMHITRTIQESLAHTQGDQAAGPAPAPLVTAR, encoded by the coding sequence ATGAGCGCCTGCGTCACCCAGATGTTCCATGCCCGCCGTGGCGAGACCACGGACGCGATGCGCCGTGTGGCGGAGCGCGAGGGTCTCGACCCGGAGACGATCCGCAGCGAGGTGGCCCGAGGCCGCCTGATCATCCCCGCGAACGTGCACCACTTGGCCGGACGTCTCGACCCGATGGGCATCGGCACCGTGGCGGGGGTCAAGATCAACGCCAACATCGGCAACTCGGCCGTGACCTCCGACGTGGACGGCGAGCTGGAGAAGCTGCACTTCGCCGTGCATTTCGGCGCCGACACCGTAATGGACCTCTCGACGGGTGGCGGCATCGACGAGATCCGCGAAGCGATCATCGCGGCGAGCCCGGTGCCGATCGGCACGGTGCCGATCTACCAGGTGATCCAGCAGGTGGACGACGTCGCGGACATCACGCCGCAGATGCTGCTCGACAACATCGAGCACCAGGCCCGGCAGGGCGTCGACTACGTCACCGTCCACTGCGGCATCCTGCGGGAGCACCTCGGCCTCGCGCTCGGGCGCGTCACCGGCATCGTCAGCCGCGGCGGCTCCCTGCTGGCGGCGTGGATGATGCAGCGCCGCGAGCAGAACCCCCTCTACACCCATTTCGCCGAGCTGCTCGAGATCGCCCGCGCCCACGACGTCTCGCTCTCGCTGGGCGACGGCCTGAGGCCGGGATCGCTCGCCGACGCGTCGGACCGGGCGCAGTTCGCCGAACTGGAGGTGCTGGGCCAGCTGACCTCCCGCGCCTGGGAGCGCGACGTCCAGGTGATGATCGAGGGTCCCGGGCACATTCCGATGCAGCAGATCGAGATGAACGTCCGGAAGGAGCAGGAGATCTGCCACGAGGCGCCGTTCTACACCCTCGGCCCGCTGGTGACCGACATCGCACCGGGCTACGATCACATCACCAGTGCCATCGGGGCCGCGATGATCGGCTGGTTCGGGGCGTCCATGCTCTGCTACGTCACCCCCAAGGAGCACCTCGGCCTGCCCAATGCCGACGACGTGCGCGAGGGAGTGATCGCCTACAAGATCGCCGCGCACGCCGCCGACATCGCCCGCGGCCGCAAGGGCTCCCGGGATCGCGACGACGCCCTGAGCCGGGCGCGGTTCGCGTTCGACTGGAACGAGCAGTTCCGTCTCTCGCTCGATCCGGATCGGGCGCGGGCGTACCACGACGAGACGCTTCCGGCCGAGTACTTCAAGTCGGCCGAGTTCTGCTCCATGTGCGGACCGAAGTTCTGCTCGATGCACATCACTCGCACGATCCAGGAGTCTCTCGCACACACGCAGGGAGATCAGGCCGCCGGACCGGCGCCGGCGCCCCTGGTGACCGCCCGGTGA
- a CDS encoding LysE family transporter produces the protein MFLLLPFALGIAVGVLYCAPVGPVNLEIVRRGLSVGFLAAFLVALGSVIGDSFWAAVGILGSGLLMESLPLRVTIGFIGVLILLYLSWSAFRASAQNPDYHLSDPPRKRVGFAVGVALSMANPFAVFFWLWLAASGAMASAGVDSAHHVARVWFFTGLVTGAILYGVILSGIVAWSRRFISARMMRIINVGAAIGLLALAIVMTLRILRLIRTM, from the coding sequence ATGTTCCTGCTCCTACCCTTCGCGCTCGGCATCGCCGTCGGGGTCCTCTACTGTGCCCCCGTCGGGCCGGTGAATCTGGAGATCGTCCGACGCGGCCTGTCGGTCGGCTTTCTCGCCGCCTTCCTGGTCGCCCTCGGCTCGGTCATCGGCGACTCGTTCTGGGCCGCGGTCGGCATCCTGGGCTCGGGCCTGCTGATGGAGTCGCTGCCGCTGCGGGTGACCATCGGCTTCATCGGCGTGCTGATCCTGTTGTACCTGTCCTGGAGCGCCTTCCGCGCGTCGGCGCAGAACCCCGATTACCACCTGTCCGATCCCCCCCGCAAGCGGGTCGGCTTCGCCGTCGGGGTCGCCCTCTCCATGGCGAACCCGTTCGCGGTCTTCTTCTGGCTGTGGCTGGCGGCGTCGGGCGCCATGGCCTCCGCCGGCGTGGACAGCGCTCACCACGTGGCCCGGGTGTGGTTCTTCACGGGGCTGGTGACCGGTGCCATCCTGTACGGCGTGATCCTGTCCGGCATCGTGGCGTGGAGCCGGCGGTTCATCTCGGCGCGCATGATGCGGATCATCAACGTCGGCGCCGCGATCGGCCTCCTGGCGCTGGCGATCGTCATGACCCTCCGGATTCTCCGCCTCATCAGAACGATGTGA